Genomic DNA from Solanum pennellii chromosome 3, SPENNV200:
acaacaattcatcatcTTTGAAGGCAATTGTAGCACAACATGGGCAACTTTTTCATCAGTTTGATGTTCTTCTGTTATTGCTggattatgttcatgtttgaTTCATTTGTTTCATGTGGCATCACTCCTTATTTCTCTTGTTTTAGGAATTCGTATCCTATAAAATTTGTCGTGTATGTGCTTCTTATGAGTAACTAGAGGTCAACCATCAGCTTCATTGGTGTCTATCTCTACTGAACCTTCAACGGTTTTCTTTGGGAAATCAACTTCAATAGGTGTGAAACTTCTGAATTGTAAGGAAATGGTGTTTGTCATAATTTGGGACCTTGAGCACTTCTTTTAGATGGGTGCTACACTAGCATGATTCGCTTCTGATGTTTCATCCATGTCAATAATGATTTTTCCATCACTTACTAACATCATGATTTTCTCCTTCAAGATAAAGCATTTACTTGTTGGGTGGTCAAGACGCAATGGAACTTGAAGTATTTAGGATCACTAACCTTATTGACTTCTTCGAGCCTCTTTGATTCTGGAAGATCAATGACTTTCTTAGCaagcaattcatcaagaatCATAGGTACGTCTGAATTTAGAAACTGGTAGACCTTGACCTCTAATTCTTTAAAAGTGGGACATTGCCTCTCTTCCTTTTTTAGATATTGACTTTGGGCTTCCACCGTTTTTAGTTTATTCTTGGTGGTAACCTTTACAGAAGTTGCTTTCACCGTATAGGTTCATTTTCTGAATTTCTGAGGTTATACGTTTCTTGAATTCCTTCTTTTCCTTTGTCAGATCAGCAAAAGGAGATGCCTTCGCATGACTTGCAATGCTCAGCTCCATGTCATGCGCTCATATAGCAAGTTCCTCAAAAGTTCGAGGTTTGATTCCTTGTAGTATGTATAGAAATCCTCAATACATACCATGAATGCACATTTCCACAACAAATATTTAAGAAAGACGATCTTTGTAGTCCAAACTCAATGATCTACAATGATTGATGTAATCCACCACAGGATCTTCCTTTCTTTGCTTAGTATCGGTCAACTTTATCATGCTTATGGTTCGACGAGTATTGTTGAGGAATTCCTTTTTGAGGTCTCCCAACTATCAATGGACTCGTGTTCTAGGTTGATATACCATTCAATGCATTCCCTTTCAGTGAACGAACAAAATGTTTTAGCAAAAGGTCACCATGTGTTCCAGCATTGCTACAAGTATCAACAAAGTGTGATATGCTTCCTTCGTTTCCCCTGGCCACCAAATTGTTGAAGCTATAATGGTTAATAGTTTGTTGACATTGATAGACAATCAATCCATCTGGTATATGGCTTGGAGTAATACAAGGAACTTTGTGGTGTTCCGCCATATTGAGCAATGATAATGTTTGTTATCATTTCTTGCAATTGTTGGACAGATAATGCTCTAACTGATGCAAATTGTTTctccttatgaaattttaacTTCGCTGAAGATTCCTAAACATCCTTGTTTCGTGCATCAAAATCAGGTGGATAAGTGGGGACATGACTTGACTCTCCGAGTGTGAATGTCTCCAACTTATTCATAAGTTTAGcaatatgaagattttcttcatCAACAAATTTTTTAAGGCTTCACTGGTTTGCTCCATCATTGAAAATTTTTCGTCCATGTCGGGTAAGTCATCCATCAATGCATTGACATTCATTGAAGTTGGAGAATTCATTGCATCTTCATATTCACCAAGTTGGAGCCAATTTGAGAAAATTCTCCAAAGAACATGGATGCAAGATTATCGCTAGGCATTGAAGTTATTACCATCATATGGTAgttgttatttttcatcatcTCCAAAGAAGTGAAGTGTACATATCAATCTAACCCACTATTGTTGAACTTATGCCGAGTGATCGGGCTAACATGACTGAGATCAGCAGATACTTGTATGAAAAATGACTACTCTTTATGAAGGTCATTGCAGTAGTTGACTTTGTAGTTTCTTGTTTGCAAGAGAAAGAAATGAAGAGTAGAATCGATCCTACAGGTAACtgcaagtaaaaaaaataaaagaaaaatgtaactCTTATTAATGAATCTTGTGAGTATAATTCTAGTGTTCTTTTGATTCCACTCTCCTAAACTTCTCTATAATTTATGGGTCTTTAATAGTGTATTTCTCGAATGTAGGAAGATGTAGACGTCCTTAAAATGTATTTGATCTTCAAAAATGACCGGAAGTACTTCTTCGTTCAATTTGATCTCTGGGAAGAACTCATATTGATTGCACAACAAGTGTGACacaactaaaattatatattagtgGTGGAGCCAAGTTTTATAACATAGGTATGTACATTCTATTTACATAGGCAAAAGGAAAGCGATCCGTTATGATAATGCTTGCTGCAGTGACAAAAAATGGCTTCAGTCACACTGCAAACTGTAGCCAACATGGCTTTTCACTGATAAAAATGGCTTCAATCACACTGCAAAGGTGTGGCCGACATGGCTTTTCACtgataataaaaaatgaagcaCAACACTTAGTTGAAGTTCTGAATGTAGGAAGTAGTAGTTCTGGAAGAAGTCTATATACCTTGTTATAGTGTTTTGGAGGGGGAGTCTTCACCTCTAGAAAATGCTTGTGATTGGAAGTCCCTCTTTcttgtctttttattttttgtgacaGGATTTTCTATGTTCCTTTTGCTGCTTCTTGCTGTGTCCATTGGAGCAGGTGATGATGGTGCACTGATGATGTTTTCTTTTCCGCATATGACAAGATAATTAATTTTCCAGGAGTTCCATCCATTGTTTTAGCAAATGACAAGATTAGACGAACTTTGCTGAGAACCTACTACAATAAACCAAAATGACAGAAAAGATAATTAAGAGCAGAAGGAAACAACGAAGAAAATTGAAGTGTCTAGCTAACACCTGTGAGTTGAAACTATAATTACAATAGCAAAAAATTGAGGAAATTATAAACACCACCGAAGACTTGAGAGGGTTAGCTGTGGTCCTATTGTTTCATATTTCTCAGATGTTACCCTCACCCTGCAGCCTCCGTTTAACTCTATTTGCAAGGAAACTAAAAGAAATCATCTACTAGTCACCCAATGACACTTTGAGCTGGCGCCTTTATCAGTCCGAATTCATTCCCAAAAGTCACATTCTCTGCATCTTTCCATCTTCCAACTGCAGAATAGATCTTTCCCCATAGTATATAATTTTCTGTGTTCTCTCGCTCCAGCTTAAACAGCCACCTTGCAGACAATTCTCCCAGTTCCACATTTTCATGTATCACACAGGCACCAGCTTAGGTTTGACCCCAGATTGCACCATCTCATTAAACAGTGACAAAGAAGTCTCGCCATGCCCATGCATCCCATAACCAGCAATTAATGTACTTCACAAGATTATGTCCCTTTCTTTCTTGGGTATCCCATTGAAAATCTTGTGACCATTATCTAAATTTCCACATTTAGAGTATATATCACCAGTAGCTACCTCAGTTCTTGTAACAAATCCGGATCTTACGAGATAGTTGTGCATGCTCAACGCTTGCCTTGGATCAACTTCAATGACAAATGCAGGAAGCACACTTTTCAGGGTTGCATCATTAGGTTTGACAGCATCTAACAACATGAACTTGAAAAGCTCTATCGCTTCTCTTGCAAGCTTAGTCCTCTTCTTGCTAGTCTTTGAATCTTGTGACCATTATCTAAATTTCCAGATTTAGAGTATATATCAATTTAACCAGTAGCTACCTCAGTTCTTGTAACAAATCCGGATCTTACAAGATAGCTGTGCATGCTCAACGCTTTCCTTGGATCAGCTTCAATGACAAATGCAGGAAGCACACTTTTCAGGGTTGCATCATTAGGTTTGACAGCATCTAACAACATGAACTTGAAAAGCTCTATCGCTTCTCTTGCAAGCTCAGTCCTCTTCTTGCTAGTCTTTGTAAACACCTGATAGCCTAGTCTAAAACAATTGCATTTAGCATACATGTCAATAAGGCGAGTTTCTACATGAACATCAACCTGAAGCCTGAAGGTCCATCCTGATAGCCCAGCCATGCAGCATTTGCCAAGCCTCAAATGAGGCAAACTGGCACATGCAGCAAGAAGGGATGCCAGAGCATCCTTTGAGAAAATCATAGTGCATTTTTAAGTACCAATTGAAATGAAACTGTGGATCATTGTAGTCCAAGTAACCACATCTCTATCGATCATCTTCTCAAAAACCGACCTAGCTTTATCCTTTCTTCCACACTTGATGTACATATCAATGACAGCTTTCCAAACAGacaaattttcccaaaaaacTACTTGTTAGACCAGTGAGTGAACCTCTCTGCCTATCTCAAAGTTCTTCAGACACCCACACGCAGGCTACACGGAAAGCACAGTGGCAAAATCAGCATGAACACCAGCATCTTCCATTCTCCTGTAAATCATTAGGGCCTCTTTAGGACTATCATTTCGGCAATACCCACTGATCATAGTATTCCAGGTCCAACAGTTCGTACCTGCATTGCTTCAAAGACCCTCCTAGCACCCTCTTTTATCTCCACAACTCATCTACATGGACAAAAGTGAATTTCCCACAAAAGTATCCTACATATGGCCACTTCATTCAATGAATCATGCAACATCACTGTGTTCCATCCTAATCTCACAAAAGTTCCATTCTTTTCTGCTAAGCAAcctatatattcattattattgaTCAATTGGTCAAATgaataacatcaattcatccaAAGCCCATCAACAATTCAGACACAAACATATACACTAAGACATAAGCTTCACGCACGACAAAGCAATTTCTCGCCGCAACGCACAGAGCGAAAACCTTAAAGTCCGATTCAGCTGTAATTTCAAGAGCTTTGCTGCTCCAAAATTAGCAGACCCCAAATAAAATCGAACAAACTTGAAATCCAAAAAACATATTCGGTATAGCATAGAAGTAACCACAAAGAATTTATAATCCAGCCTAATTTAGCAGAAAGAAATATGGAAATCTAATtgaaaaaggagaaaacaaCAATTCGAAATTGCAGACCTGATAACAGAAAGTATAAACAGAGAAGCTTCGACAGAACGACAACCTTTTCTTCTATATACAACACACAACACTTTTAGCTTTTGTATATACAAGGAAGCAACAAGAAAGTTAAAAACTGAAGCAAAAGCAGAAACAAAGAGCAGAAATCGGAGATCACCACAAAACCTTCAAAATTATACTCCGtccatttcaaaaagattggcttttgacttggaacggagtttaagaaaagaaagaaactttttaatttcgtggttctaaattaaagttatgtcaaatgtatcaaattattatttaatcgTGTGGTCTTATACATGCCacatgaaaagttaaaattaaagtgttgccaaaaatgaaaaaaaattattctttttgaaataaactaaaagaaaaataggaaattctttttaaaacagagAAAGTAGCTAAATTGAAGAAGACTATGTGTTTGATGAATTTACAGAGAGCAGGACACTTATATACAAAATGCAGCCTTTGAGAAACTGAAACGATAATAATATGCCTATTGACCTTCATCACTTTGAGAAATCAGAATGACAAAAATATCTCTGTTTGCCAATTGAATGACCAATAGCAGATATGTCGAAAAACTACATAAACTGTCTCTTCTATATAAGAGAAaactccattttttttaaaaaagctatAAGACAAAATCATAAAGTGAAAATTGAccgaaaaacaacaaaaataaacatttcATAAGTTTGTGGTTTCAAAATCAACCTTTTCCTCAATTTTTTATACCATATTCGATATTCACATTAAAACTCTTATACTCATAAAAAGTActtattgaaaattctttttttttccaaaaaagaaaaaatttaaacttgaagttatcaaataaaaaatcttattcATCTCAAGATAGCTTTTGTactatttttagtgtttttttaatATGGCACATACTTAAGTTTTTTCGATTGAGAAAACTCTAACAATTATCTTTTTGGTATCTATAAACCTAAATCAAAGACAACTTTAAAAAGGAGTTTCACCAGGTctgatgattttatgcatatttaaatttataaggtCTCAAATTGATGTAAAATAAAAGCTTTAATCGAATTGAAATTTCGATTATATATTTTGACCGAATGAACTTATTATTCTATGTAAACACACAAcctttcatttatatatatacatataatttatttgatcACAACGTGATCTTGATCAGAGTCGGATCTAGGATTCGGAGGCTAGGGGTGCCATATCATTTATATGGTAAACGAGTAGGTTTCATAAATTTTAGATTATGATTTGGGTTATTTAATTTTTACGGTTTCTATaaataaattgatcaaatatacatatttagtaatgttttttttttctttaaatattctAATATTAAAGATATACACACAAATAATTAGTTTTTCGATATTCTTTTTAGGAATAAGAGACCTTATTTTGTGTAACTTTCCGAAAACAAGAGATTTTTTTAcctcaaaaattcaaatttgtataCGTCATCTACATTCTAATACCATAtagttgagaaaaaaataaaaattatagctTCAATCAAGTCATCTTTACTTAGTGTGACGTTAAAGATTGAAAGAACCtttaaattccaaaaattttacataataatatccaccatttaaaaaaaatattatttcaatatatatttattaaaatttatgtgaCATGTAAAATTTAATGTTGATCTTTAATTAATATAGAATTTCACGCAATATACATATCAATTAAAGACAAATAAATAAGCATCGACTACCAAATAAAGAAACTAATTGAAGAGGGCAAAGAACTGAAACAAAGACAACAAAAAGAGAGGAAACAAAGAAAGGGAGATCaatggataaaaaaaaataacagcaCCCTTGTGAAGGTTCGAACTCTCAACCCGCACGGTATATGAAAAAAGTAGGACTTCACTTGAAGAGAGATGAgagtatttaatttttcatttactccatattatttattatgcTGTAAAGAGTTCATATTTGTTTGCTCTAAAGAGTCCATATTTTAAGATTTACTCCCTcctctttttatttgttcacttttgaattgacatatttaataagaaaataattaataatatattgaatatattattttaccatTAATTATGAAGTGCATGAAAAGTTATACATTTTTCAAtgtaattagtcatttaattgatggtataataggtaaaaagaTTTATCCTTTctgaatttttcaaaataaacaaataattaaagataatataaaagaaaaagtggaCAACTAATTAGGGATGGAGAGAATATGTTACCATTATTTTCCGTAGTgtgtatttcattaattttccaTTAAATTTTAAGCCTTTACCTGcctatttaatttataatatacacCTCAAAAGTTGCACTAATTAAAAACAATCATTTTCCTTTGTTTTAAAACTCAAGAGTCTTATTAACTTTCCATCCCTTTATATTGGTTGGAAATCTTTTTCCATGGTAAGACTAATGAGCTTCAATTTTAAATGTccattatttcatgaaaaaattacaaatattaatGTTTGCctctattttatttgttttacatGAATGAGTATTTTTAAATCTAATGGtgtaattttttcctttttttagaaGTACTTTGAAACAAGAGAAGTTTGTTTAAGTGGTAAAATATCTTTCACCTCACATCTCGAGGTTGTTGGTTTGAATTTCAAAGAAATAAGATGGAGGAGCTTCTAGGGAGCAGTAATTTGCTTTGcttaagttaatattttttttgaatttttggctAAAATCATCCCTCAAGCATCATCCAAATATAATAGTGAACAAAAAGCATCCTTCTGCTATACCAAGACTTGCATAAGCATCCTTTTTGTTGAATACCATTAAAAACCAATGAAAAGAAAATCAACTATTAAGCACATGACTTTCCCCCGATAGCTCACAAGAAGTCCAAACTCTTCTTTCATACTTTTGTacagaaaaatgaaaaatgatttgctCTATCCTACTTTCGATTAAACCTTCAGCAACGCGTCCCTAATTGATGGTTGAAATCGACTACTCATATAACTGATCATTGCACTCAAGTTTCGGGAAGAAGCTAATAGCACTCGCCAATTTAGAAAATGCGCAGTCATTGGAAATTTTGGAGACCCCAGAGAAGCAATTTGGAGAGGAAATTAGCAATGATGATGCAATTATATGAGACAATAAGGCTCATGTTAGTAAGAAATACACCAAGCATGTTGGCTTGAAGGGATATTTTTGCTTACTTCTGCGAGGTGCAGCTAGAAACATGATTTATCAATGATCAGTAAGGTGCTTATAATTAGAAGTGTCATTCATAGAGATTTCAATGCAATGataacaaaaatttgaaaactctGTTCCTAGCTATCGTATAAAGCAAAGACTTagcatttgtttttctttccgTTAGTTTTTAACGGTAGTTAACAAAAAGAATGCTTATGCAAGTTAGGGTCATACTTGAGGGATGAATTTAGTCAAAAACTcgtgttttttcttttctttttcatcatcaaataaTATTCAGATTTTAATTTTCACAAATAGGTAAGGAAAGGACAAAGTCCTTATCCCTACATCCTAAGAGTAGAGAGGttatttttgaaagactcaTAATTCAATtacaacaaatcaaaataattatgaaGAAAATATGGCACTGAggaaatcatgacaaataataagAAAAGCAAAATAGAgcattcaaaaaaataatgataatggTAACAATAGCAAAATAATGGGGTTATTGAAACAAAATGGACAATACGTTATaacaatatatcaaaaataagaaacttaATGCATACGACTAATGTACCAAAAACATGGTGTTGCCCTATTTGtcattgtatttgatatttttcagAAATCTTGTTTTTCTGTTAAATCAATGTCTTTCTTATGAGTTTTGTGTAATTTACCTCATCCTCTAATTATGTgagaatttatattatttctccactgagttaatttatttttgtcattttaatgaCCAATTCcatattttcacttctttatcTTTGCttattatgtttcattttttgataTCACAGTGACTCCATTTTATAGTTTTTGATTACAAAAATTTCTGAGATTTATGTCTCTTTTAACAACgacatttcaaaataaaacaaaataaaaattgtatctACGAGAAGGAAGAAATTCTTGTATGAGAAGGCTAAGGGGGTCATTTAGTTGGGAacaagttatcctaagattaGGTATCCCAGGGTTAGATATCATGAGATAACTTATCCTAAGAATAGTTATATTAGGGTTAGGACACAGCTCAACAACGACACTCTaacaattacatatcctcaacaaccagctcaatattcatcaatcacaattTCAGAGAAAGGCACTCACACAAtcaacaacacacacgatcaagTTCACCAATGACaatatgtgcaatgcaatgtcaagtatagtgatgcatgtctgacctaatgatacacacctgctgtctctcagtctgggacacacgggggacatatctgtccatgcatccgTCGCGGCGCGCAACACGCCCCTCAATAATAGTATCCATCGTGGAACGCGATATGTCCCTCAATATATAATATTCGTTGTGGCTTGCAACACGTTCCTCGAAATGGTatatcctctttaatttcttattattttctcaatttaCATAACACTTGTCATGACTGTGTCTCAGAttcaatgcaaatgacatgttcacataaataataaggagatgaccattttcttAAAAAGGTACAATTCACAACAATACACAACAATTAAGCAATACGTCtttcaaatcattctcaaaCATCACACCAACAATTGATCACATTACCTTTTATTACATTTTTCCATCATTAGAATTATTCAAcatggacaagtcaacccatcaccattCCCATTACCccccaacatataccacaaggaaatacacaatTCTATgaacttaacaagagtttagaaattcactttcctcaaatattaaaacaatcactccgggacttgagccttcccttttcgtTAGCTTCCAAATCAAGGCAATATATTCACATTAAATAACCTCAATAAGATTTTGAAAGTAACAACAACCGCATTACTATGTGTTTAGCCTTGACCTTAAAACTCACCCACCTCTATAACAAGTTCCTAACTCGTGATACCAAACAATAGGTCAAATCTCATATTTCCTAAATTTCAAGGCTAGAGTCAAGTCCAATATATCCAAATATCATGtatataatgatatttatatgatacaatacacctatttatttatttatatgccttaatatatcaaaacttgaatcagAATGTGATAATAAAAGAAGAATTAATAAATACGAGAACCAACAGTGGTACCGCATAAGCCAAGGAATCAACTCCTCGCATGTCACCTCCCCACGAATCAGACcccaatttcaaaaatatgtagACAATAATCAGCGAAATCTTATTCTTACATGAAGCAATTCCTCCCTCTTTGGTCCGTATTCACACTGCACACAAGCATATGAGTTTTCTGCtcctctttattttattttctcaataAATTAGGTATTAAAAGTGACAAATTCCAATAACTTATTTAATATATCggcaaaaataaattataaacttgaCCCATTAACCACCaattaaattataagaaattatttaataaataactgCCTAGTAACAGTAGTTAtcgaatatatcaaaattttcaaatcaacttcACCGACTGATCATGAATGACCAAGGAGAACTATCGGaggataaaattataattttacaaaaatttccaaaaatgaattTACGGGTCATTACAAGGCAACTTTAGGGGACTATCGATAGACCTCGCTTTCAAGATTATTGATCGTTTAAATTCAAGGTTGAGCTAGTTCTCTCGGGATTCCATGAGTTCTCTTTCGTTTATGTCCCCCATTTCAAAGTTAGACTATTGCATTAAGATTTCTTATACTTAGTACGGGGTTTTATCCCTTCTTGTTTAGACTTATAGTTcagatgttttggtacattgactttcaggttgTAGGCTATTTTCCGCATTTGTTTAGTTGATTAGACTATTGTTTTGGAGTTTATGAGAGCTCCCTATTTCTTTCCTTAGAATTTAACTTTCTTCCGTAACTTTAATGCCTTAGTATTTTGATTAAGTTAGTTAGCTAATTAGTATAAATGGTTCCCCCACCGAAGGGTTtgtgtgggtgccaatcacgatGGTCTGGGTTGTGACAAAATTgatatcagagccctaggttcgTTGATCTTGATGTACCAAAATGAGTCTAGAAGAGTCTTGCGGAATGGTACGGAGATGTCTGTAATTTTCTTCAAGAgactataggactttaggaaatctCTCTATCTTTTTTTGTCTCCTTTCGTGCTATAACTTGATTTCAATTTGCATCTGCCAATTCCAATCGGTATCTAACCTCCATTACTCTTATGTCCGCAGATGGTTAACATTAAATTCGACGGCATCAAGACAGTAGCTCCCGTCAAGCTCTAGCTGAGAATCTGCAGCGGGAGGTCGCGGTCGATGCATAGGTAGAGGAATAGCTAGGGATACAGGCCGAGAAAGAGTGGCGCCTACTACGGATGGAGTACCGGTTGAAAATTCTCCAGAAGTGAGGCCCCTCCTACGCATCATGAAGAGGTTGAGGAGAATATCAAGGTTGAGAATGAGAAAAATGTAGGACAAGAGGAAGAACTGCAGGCTTAGACAACAAGCACTCCTCCCATAGAGCCAGTGTTAGCTCATCAGATCATGCCATTATCGAAACGGTTGGTTGGTCCTGGAGTGCGTCCTTCTATTGAAGCAACTCAAGCCCCTACCAACCCTCCTATTGCTATCTCTATCCCTAAGGCGGGTGGAACTGGAGATAATGATACTttcttttgtcctttttttGGGTCCTGTTACGATTGGTAATGAGCATGAAATGTTGACTAAGTTTTGAAGTTGAAACAGCCTTGTTCCATGGTTCCTAGAGTGAAGATGCATATGAGTTCATCTTAATTTGTTATGAGAGGCTGCATAACTTGGGAATTGTCCATCAACATGGGGTTGAGTTTGTGActtttcaacttcaaggtgagGGCAAACAGTGATGGAGAGATTATGTGGGATGCAAATCTTCAGTTTTACCTCCTCTTAGACTCAGTTTCATGCCCcgtttttttagaaaaatatgtgaCTAGGATTTTGAGAGATCACAAGAAAGATAAGTTTATGGCCTTGGAGCAAGGTGTTATGTCTGTGGCCGCTTATGAGGCCAAGTTCCATGCCTTGTCTAGATATGCTACTCAATTGGTGACTACTGATAAAGGGAGGATCCGTTTATTTATTAAGGAACTAAATTATGAGTTGTAGGTATTATCTGTTTATATGACCTCTGCAGGGAGGAACTTTAATAAGGTAACAAACTTTGTTAAGAATGTGAAGGAGGTGAGGCAAGACGGTTAGGCTAAGGCATTGTCTAAAAGGGCCACGAACTCGGGCAACTTTCAAGGTTCTTGATCCGAAGGGGATGGGTGGACAACACTTGCGGTCAGTCCAATTTCGTAACATGTCACAATTCGAAATAGCTAGGAAGAAGCCAAGAACTGgaattagtcatttttggaaaaaattaaagatcTAGTAATTTACTTAAGTTATAAAAAGTGAggttttggtcaacttcaaatggttaTAACTCCTACCCCAGGATGAATTTGGAGCACTtccagatatggttggaaatatcTTGGGAATTCTCTTTCCAATGCCGCCGAGTTTGCACGATTTCGAGTCCGTATGAGTAAGCTACgccttttggaagttgggttgttaaattaagaaaattgtaaATCCAGATTTTTGAAGGTTAATTTAGTATATTCCTTACCTAATtattctaattcatttttagtagtTCAATTGGGGTAAAGTCAGATTTTGGAAAAGTGAATTTTACGCAAGGACTTGGAGAAAGGAGAATAgagaagaaaggagaagaacATTCAAGATTCGTCGAGATTAGCTTGTGGTTTTTGTCGGGGGTGATACCTgcaaaggtatgtgagatcacatagcgTTGGGTCCATccacccacacgccaatcatgtttAATTTAGCAACTTTCATCCTAAAAGAGTTAGACATTGATCTTGAACTTACATATGATTGATGGGTTTTCTTGAGGCATTTTAGCAatgttaatttttgttttgagttaGATTCTAGTGTCACTTATTTGAGTATCTAAATCTAAGAAAgtattgagaaaaaaatcaatttaaaattaattaggatCAGAAAGGAGTTGAAAAGCTCGTCAGGCATACTTGGGAAGGGCCAGGTGTAGCGCGCCCCATATGCGGCATGGTCTGTGGCAGCGTGCCTGCAGTGCATCCAAAAGGAGTTTCAG
This window encodes:
- the LOC114073939 gene encoding pentatricopeptide repeat-containing protein At5g39350-like; the encoded protein is MIFSKDALASLLAACASLPHLRLGKCCMAGLSGWTFRLQVDVHVETRLIDMYAKCNCFRLGYQVFTKTSKKRTELAREAIELFKFMLLDAVKPNDATLKSVLPAFVIEVDPRQALSMHNYLVRSGFVTRTEVATGDIYSKCGNLDNGHKIFNGIPKKERDIIL